The following nucleotide sequence is from Neokomagataea tanensis.
CCCTACGAACCGTACCCGGTATCAGCTTCCGTGGCGGTGATGCATATGCTGTACCGGGAGGGAATTATCCGGTCATTCGCGGCTTTGGCTCATTTAGCAACATGTATATTGATGGCCTACGTGATAGCGGCGTCTCTCAACGCGAAACATTTGACGTTGATGAAATTGAAGTGCTCAAAGGCCCTGGCTCTGTTTATGGCGGGCGTGGCGGATTGGGTGGCCAAATCAATATCACCACAAAGAAAGCACAACTAGGCAACCTCACATCCGGGCAAATCGGTTTTGGCACAGCCGCATATAAGCGCGGTACTCTCGATATTAACCGTCAGATTGGTTCATCAACGGCCGTACGCCTCAACGCCATGGGCGCGGACGGTGACACTGCTGGCCGCGCCCCCACCGGCGCGCATAAATGGGGCGTAGCACCATCTGTCTCGTTCGGCTTGGGCACCCCAACACGACTGACACTTGGCTATTATCACCTCTACAGCTTTGGCATGCCCGATTATTCAGCACCGTATGACAAAGTAACGCATGAGCCTTTAGCTATTCCCCGTCATCTCGTCCTAGGCCTTAAGGACAGAGACTTTGAACGCAGCACGACCAATATGGGTCAAATCATTTTCGAACGCGATTTGTGGAAGAATTTTACCTTCAGAAACACCGTTCAATGGACCAGCACTCAGTACGATTTTATTGCCACCAATCCGCAATGGGTTAGTACTGCGCTGAACAATCCTAATATTTCACTGCAAGCAAAATCAGGCCTCTATCATACTGATAACGCTCAAGAGCAAGCGATGCTTATGGGCAAGTTTAACACTGGTTTCATCCACCACTCCATCAATAGCGGGATCGAACTCTCCCGCGAGCGGACACAGCGCCTCTCGTATTATATGCGTGATTCCAAGGGCAATAACATGCGCGCAGGCGCTCCCTGCAACATTGCCTACAACTGCATCTCCGCCCTTAACCTCTCGAGTTGGAATGTTAACAACCCGTGGACAGGCTCCTACACTGTAGGGGAGCCGGGCGTCCCGCAACTCAATACAAATACGACGACAGGCTCTGCTTACGCATTTGATACAATGAGCATGTTCAACGACCGCCTTTATATCAATGGCGGCGTACGCTTTGATCGTTTTATGACATATGCCAAGCAAGGCACGTTAGGCCTCAGCAACAACCAAAGCTTTGTTAACTATCAAGCGGGCGCCGTTTACAAACCCATCAAACCTGTCAGCATTTACTTCTCTTATGCCACCGCTTCAAACCCGGTAGGCGTCGAAGCCGGAGCAGACGGGCAAGTCGCGCTTAATGCTACAAACAGCAAGCTTGCACCACAAAACGGCAAGAACACTGAAGTTGGCGCCAAAGCGGACCTGCTCCACGGCAATCTCTCCGTAACGGGCTCTCTCTTCAACGGCAAAATGACCAATGCTCAGGTTTCTAACGGCATCGGTGGCATGATTAACGCAGGGACACAGCGTGTCCGCGGTGCGGAAATCAATGTTGCAGGGCACCTGACGCGACGTTGGGATATGTTTGGCGGTTGGACGTATCTTGACAGCACCGTACTTGATGGTGGCCCAACACATGCAAATATTGGCAAGCGTTTTCCCTACACCCCCGGAAATTCAATTGCCCTGTGGAGCACTTACCGCATTCTACCCCAATTCAAATTTGGCGGCGGCGTGACTTATATGAGCAAGCGCTACACCAATGTTAACAACCAGACTTGGGTACCATCATACGTCCGGTTGGACATGGTGGCCGACTACCAGATTACGCCAACGCTTGACCTGCAAGGTAACCTGCAGAACTTAACAAACAAGCGGTACTATGATCGCATTTATACAAATTACGCACGCATCGCAGCAGGGCGTGCCGTCACCTTCCAGCTGACATACCGCCACTAACCTGTCGGTTTCAAACACAGCTTTGACGTGAAGCCATAAACCGAGAGAACCGACCGGGCACTGCCCCGGCCGGCCCCTTTCGGCACACGCAAAGAGTTTTACTGGGGGATCTGAATGCGGCTTATATCCCGTTTGTCTCTTATACTTTTCTTCTTGTTCGTGGGGGCACCGCCCCTTCTTGCCAGCAGCGCTTTTGTCGTGTTGGAGCGCCTGGGCAAACCAACTATTGTTATGACCGAAGTCTCATCCGACGAGGCTTATAATCCATCTGTCCTCACCCGTTTGTCGGCCTATACGCCTCATGGAATACCTATCGCGCTTTTGCACCACGAGGACACTCAACACATAACGCTCGACAAACAGCCGAATGCAGCCGCCATAATAGTACAGGCGAATTTCGGCTTTCACGCCCGCCTCCCCAAAGACGACCACTGGACTTGGCAACGCAAAACTCTTCTGAAAGGCGCGACCATAGGGTTGCAGGCGATTAAGGAAAGCGTGAATTTATACATCTCATCACCGCTTAACCTCAAAGCGCACGGCCTCCACGTCGAGATCATACCGCTGGTGGACCCGTTAAACCTTCATCGTGGAGATCGTTTGCCTCTCCAAGTTCTTCTTGAGGGGAAACCGCTTCCCAATGTCCGCGTAAACGAAAACTTCCTCAACTCACTCAGCGAAGTGACCAAGCCTACGGATAATGAAGGCAGAACCTCTGCATATATCCATGCTGACCAAGTCAATGTTTTACAAATTACTTACGAGCAACCGCTACAACACGACCCGGATGCCGATTTCATACGCTATAACAGCGCACTCACTTTTCATGCAGCTCAGTAAATTATGGGGAGTGTAGGGCCGTTAAACCCTACACTCTCCACATCCAAAATTACTGCGCAGAGAGAACAGAATGCGCGGCGGCATCAGCCTCTACCTTGCACTCACCTGCGTCAGGCGCACCATTAGGAGTTGCCAACTGCGCTTCCAACTCCTGCTTCGCAGCCGCTAGATCATCTTGGATCGCGGGGTCTGCCAAAAGCGTATCCATTTCGGTCGATGCATTCAGGTAGCCTGCCTGTACGTCCGACTTCCAATGCACACCGCAAACTACCCGGCTCTCACCAAATACGCGGCCACGCTGCAAAATTGCGGTTGCATGCTCTGGCATCAGATGCGCCAGCAGCAATGCCATGCCGAAACCAGCCGTTGTGTGCCCTGAAGGGTAAGAGGAATGCAGCCCTAACCCTTTAAATGGCGTGCAAATTGGCAAAGAGGTACCGACGAATGGCCGTGTACGGTGCCAAAAGTCCTTCACTTCGGACGTACGGTGAATCGTCGCAGGCTCAAGACGCGCCAAAACCGTCTGCAAGTGCGGTGCTTTGGTAAGGTCTAGTGTATGTCCTACAGCGCATGAAAAATCCGCCACGAGGTGCGCGGGCTCAAGGTCCGCATCACGCACAGCCAAATCCCAGCGCGGGGTGCCCTTCAATGCTCGGGTCGCGTGAAAAACACGGTCATCGTCTTGTTGTGCAGCACTACCTGGCACAGGCGGAGGGGGCAAAACAATACGCGCATCAGGCGCTGCACTATCGGGCAAAGGTTGTGGTGCCGCAAAAGCCGCACCAGCAGAAACAGAACCTGCAAGCAAAACTGCGGCAACACCGCTCATGACAACAGAACGCATACGCATAAAATCAGCCCCTTAAATTCTTCAGAACGCCGTTTTACGACTGCGCTTCTTTTGCGTCCACCATGTTCCTGACACGGAGGCCATTTCTAGAGTGGATCCATCCCAGCTTTCCTAGGCTTATTGTGTCGCCAAAAAGCGAGGAACACCGCAACTAAACCGCAAAAACTGAGTAAAAATGAAAATTTTGCGAAAGGTGGCTCAAAATGGAAAGTAACGGCATTTCTCCCCTCTGAGAGGAGAATTTTTTGAAAGATACCATCGTAATTTTCAATCGCTTGGCCTCTTCCATTCACCGTCACACTCCAACCCGGCATCATCAACTCATGCCTTACAAGCTGGGCTGGTTTAGAGCACGATACGACAAGCGTTTCGCGTGTTTTGAACTGTGCGTTACAAGCAGGATCCACAGCAAAATACGGCGCTGGGTTCCGAAAGCGGTATATGTCCCCAATCTCTCCTCTTTTAACGAGCACCAATTCTTTCTCCGCTTCGACTGGCTCCACCTTAAGCGATGGCCAGAACTCGCCTTTCTGTGCGCTCCCCCACAACATTACTCCCTGCGTGGCTCCGCTGAGAGAGATGGACAGTCGTTCTGCTTGATCTGGAATTGGTTTATCCAAATTCAGTGTCGTAAACGCATTGTCATTCGCGTTTTTCAATTCCAAACGACCATCCGCGCACGCAACAGCTGAACAAAACGAAAGCTCCAAAACCCCGTTTGACTGATGAAAATATGTTCCTAGTTGCAGCGCAATTTTTTGTGCTGACAGCCTTTTCCAACGCCTTATGTCAAAGACAATAGATGGCTTTTCCGGCGTGAGAGCACGCCCATCCCCCGATCTACCTTCGGTCACATACGGAGCAACCATCAAACCATCATGCTGCGTAACCAATGCAGATACGGCAAATGCTTCAAAAACCTGCGGCCGAAACAGGGCTGCATGCTGCAAGAACGGACCACCGCTGCTGTCTTGCGGAAAAAGACCATCAAAAGTCACGGGGTCCAATCCGTTCCCGAAATCTTTTCTTAGTCGATGTATCCAATTTTGTGGGGTTGGTATGGCGTTAAAGTTTATTGAGGGAATGCCAAAATACGCCCCATAATTCGGCTCAACAGGACCGAGAGTAGCAAAGCGTTGAAAGTCTTTCGTTTCATCTCTTAATGTTTGCAAAAATGCTGTGTCTAACGGACGTTGCACACGCGCGCTTAGGAGCGGAAATGCAAACAAAACGACACTGACGAACACGATATAAAAGGCAATGGCCTTCGGTGACACTTTCTTGAGGTAAAGAACAGACAATATTGATAAAGACACCAATCCCAAAACTATAGAACCGACTGAATACTGTATCGAGGATATAGGACCATAAGAATTTGGATAAATATTTTTTATCATAGGGATATCCAGATAGATAATAACCCCTAACAATGTTGTGAAAATTGATAATAAAATTAAGACGTACTTATTTTTTTTCCAATATCCATTGAATATATCGTCTAACGCGAAGCATGTTAAAAATATGAGGCTTGCCTCTATGACCGGCTCGCATAAGCGGTAAAAAACCGTGTGAGCAGCCTCTGGCACATGGTCCACAATCCATACAAAAGGCGCTAAATTCCCCTGCTTTCCGATGAAGAGGATCGCAACGCCAAAGAGCAGCCAACGCAACCGTGCATCTTTTCTGCCGCCCAAGCTCAGCAAGGCGCAAAATGGTAGAATAACGCCCAAAAAACCACCGAGAGAATACCACGCGTCAAACTGGGAGGCGTAAAAGAATGTTCCGTTAATATAGGGAAAAAAGAGCATGGACCATGCTTCTGGTGGCAAGGCTCCATCGTTTAACCCAGCATGTGAACCAATGTCAGCATAAGGCAAATACGTCGCAAACGATAATAACTGCGGAGACGCAATCAACCCCGCGACTGCCCCTGCTACAATAATATTTTTAACGTATCGTGCCTTATGTTCATGCACCTGAAAGAAGCGCAATATGGCCCAACTCAATACCAATAAACCCAATAAATAAGCTGTCTCCGGAAAGCCCGCGAGCATTAAATAGCTCAGGCCAACAGCCAGCCAACCCCAACGCCCTTCTCGAGCACATTCCACGCCATAAAGCGCTAGGGGCAAAAACGCTAAAGGCTCGGAAGGGCCGTCAGATGCCCACGCATATGTACCGTTAAATGCGTATAAAAGCCCGCCAACCAAGGCGACCCTTGGGTCGATTTTGATTTTTTTTAACAGTGAATACGTCGCTAGCCCCGCAATAATCTGCAGGGTGCACTTCATGAGAAGTAGCCCGTTGGGCAAAGCCAAATATAGCACAAATGGCAAGAAAAATGCTGCCGGCTGGTACTCACCCGCAAGGGGCATTCCAACACCGCTATACGGATTCCACCATGGGATTATCCCGTGCAACCAATCCCGCGAGACCAAGCGGCCTAACGCTTCAACAAAAACTCCAGCGCAACCATCTATCCAGCCCGGATTACCGGGTAGGAAACCTCCTCGCGTAAAACCCGGGGAGTTAACAATAACCGTAGAGGAGACCATTAACGGATCGCTCGAGAGCTTTCCAAGCCATTCCGGCAGATAAATGATAATTGGGAGGAGTATTAGTATAATATGATGGGTATTTAGATATTTTCTGAAAAAATTTTTCCACATCATAGAAAATACCCGTTACTATATACTATAAGGAACAATACATTTTGTCCCCTTATAGACAACCAGTAGAATACGCAAATCGATAGCTCGAAATAATGTCAGGCCTTCAACATGGGCAGATAATCCGCCTATGTTACATGACGAGCCCTGCTAAAAAAGTCACACTGTGAGAACTCGCTGACGATGGAGTTTTAAAATGACGACACAAAAACCGCGGATCGCATTAAAATATTGCACGCAATGTAATTGGCTACTTCGCTCTGCATGGATGGCTCAAGAGCTCCTCTCAACGTTTGGGGAAACCCTCGAAGAAGTCGCCCTTATTCCCGGAACAGGCGGTATATTTGAAATCCGCGTCAATGATGTTCTTGTCTGGGAACGCAAGAAAGATGGCGGCTTTCCTGGCCCCAAAGAATTAAAACAACGCGTGCGGGACGTGATCGCGCCGGAGCGCGACCTCGGCCACACAGATCGTTAATTTACGAGGCGGACGACAAATCAACCGTGCCGAGCACACCATCCTCTGTACCAAAAATAATGGCACCACCTTGTGGAGTAAATGCAAGACTTGTCACGGTGCCGCGTGCCGTAACCTGCCCAGCGCATAACGGTAGAACACGCCCATCGCTCGCACCTTGGTCGGACAACTCCGCCAGCACAACCGTGCCATCTTCATAGCCCGCTGCAACAATATTTTCTTTTGGGTTTGCCGCCACAGCAGAGACAAACAAGCCGGGAAGGCGAGCTAGTTCGGTGGGTGCCTTCCCCATAGGCCCTCCCCCAAAGAAAGGCCACAGAACAACAGCATCTGCCCCCGCTGTCGCGAGCCAGCGCCCGTTACGCGTAAAGCTCATGGAACGTACCTGCTTAGGGTAACCACTCATCCGCATGTTATGGCCGTCAGCCAAGCGCCAGCCATGCAGATCATTTTCCTGCATGGACGTAACCAAGGCCTCTCCTGAGGGATGAATTGCTAAGCCGATATGGCTGCCTTTCCACTCGAGAGGACGCACAGTGTCGACCTTAGCCTGCACAAACCACATGGACACGCCGTTATAGTGCGACGCTGCGAGCCGTTTGCCTTTTGCATCAAATACGATACCCGTAACGGTCGAGGGATGCTCCAACGTTTTTAACGTCTCAGTACCCTCTGCTTTACGTAACTCCATCTTTTTACCAGATGAAAATACTAAATGCGTCGGGGTTGAAGCAACACACTCTATCCAACGGCGACCTTCGTGGAGAATTTCCATCGTGCCGTCCGTCGTGGTGCGGACTAATCTTCCATCCTCACCACCGGATAAATAGGCATTCGGTACACTGTCAGGCGCCAAGCACAGGCCACCTTCATGTGGCTGTAGCACAGTCCATGCTTCGGCGTTTCGAAGGGCATTATGAGGGATGAGAATCAACTCCCCATCCGCCGTCAATGCGGCAAAGCTCTCGCCGTCACGCGCTGCCGCCACTTGAACAATCGGGCTTTCGAAGCGGCGCTCGGCTCCGCGCTGGACAATTAACTCGTCGCTCATGCGGAGACTGAACCTTCTGCAATGCAGCTTTCAAACCCACGCCGAAGCTGCGGACGATTTAGATTACGGCCAATGAATACAAGGCGTGAGTCTGTTGCTTCACCTTCACGGATTGGTCCGATAAAATCACCATCAGCCATCATGTGCACAGCTTGGAAGGCAAAGCGCTGCTCGGCCCCTTCAAAATAAAGAATGCCTTTTGAACGCAAAATATCTGCGCCTTGCTCCTGCAGAATAGCGCCAATCCAAGCGTTGAAGCGCTGCTGATCTAAACGCCCTTTGAGCGAGAGGGAAATGCTGACAATGCCCTCTTCATGGCTGTGCTCGTTATTATCCAGAAAATCAGGCATTGTCGTCAATGCACGCTTCAGATCGAAGCCACCACGATCCAATACGTCCGTCAGCTTTACACCACCGTGTTGCGCTTCGTGGATTTCAGCTACCGCGTTGATCTGACGTATGCGAGCGACAATCTCTGCGCGACGCTCTGCATCAGCCAAATCTGTTTTATTAAGAATGATGACATCCGCAAAAGCCAATTGGCTGGTTGCTTCGGGGCTTTCTTCCAATGTTTGAATAATGTTGAAAGCATCAACAACCGTTACAACGGCATCCAAGCGTGCTTTTTCACGCAAGTTTTCGTCCACGAAGAAAGTCTGCGCGACCGGAGCAGGATCTGCCAGGCCTGTCGTCTCAACGATAATTCCATCGAACCGACCACGTCGACGCAACAAATTCCCTAAAATGCGGATAAGATCCCCACGCACGGTGCAGCAAATACAACCATTGTTGGTCTCAAAGACTTCTTCGTCTGCGTCGACCACAAGGTCATTATCGACCCCCAGTTCCCCGAACTCATTTACAAGAACAGCATAT
It contains:
- a CDS encoding SelT/SelW/SelH family protein, which codes for MTTQKPRIALKYCTQCNWLLRSAWMAQELLSTFGETLEEVALIPGTGGIFEIRVNDVLVWERKKDGGFPGPKELKQRVRDVIAPERDLGHTDR
- a CDS encoding WD40 repeat domain-containing protein — its product is MSDELIVQRGAERRFESPIVQVAAARDGESFAALTADGELILIPHNALRNAEAWTVLQPHEGGLCLAPDSVPNAYLSGGEDGRLVRTTTDGTMEILHEGRRWIECVASTPTHLVFSSGKKMELRKAEGTETLKTLEHPSTVTGIVFDAKGKRLAASHYNGVSMWFVQAKVDTVRPLEWKGSHIGLAIHPSGEALVTSMQENDLHGWRLADGHNMRMSGYPKQVRSMSFTRNGRWLATAGADAVVLWPFFGGGPMGKAPTELARLPGLFVSAVAANPKENIVAAGYEDGTVVLAELSDQGASDGRVLPLCAGQVTARGTVTSLAFTPQGGAIIFGTEDGVLGTVDLSSAS
- a CDS encoding DUF4198 domain-containing protein, with amino-acid sequence MRLISRLSLILFFLFVGAPPLLASSAFVVLERLGKPTIVMTEVSSDEAYNPSVLTRLSAYTPHGIPIALLHHEDTQHITLDKQPNAAAIIVQANFGFHARLPKDDHWTWQRKTLLKGATIGLQAIKESVNLYISSPLNLKAHGLHVEIIPLVDPLNLHRGDRLPLQVLLEGKPLPNVRVNENFLNSLSEVTKPTDNEGRTSAYIHADQVNVLQITYEQPLQHDPDADFIRYNSALTFHAAQ
- a CDS encoding acid phosphatase, which produces MRMRSVVMSGVAAVLLAGSVSAGAAFAAPQPLPDSAAPDARIVLPPPPVPGSAAQQDDDRVFHATRALKGTPRWDLAVRDADLEPAHLVADFSCAVGHTLDLTKAPHLQTVLARLEPATIHRTSEVKDFWHRTRPFVGTSLPICTPFKGLGLHSSYPSGHTTAGFGMALLLAHLMPEHATAILQRGRVFGESRVVCGVHWKSDVQAGYLNASTEMDTLLADPAIQDDLAAAKQELEAQLATPNGAPDAGECKVEADAAAHSVLSAQ
- a CDS encoding glycosyltransferase family protein; translated protein: MVSSTVIVNSPGFTRGGFLPGNPGWIDGCAGVFVEALGRLVSRDWLHGIIPWWNPYSGVGMPLAGEYQPAAFFLPFVLYLALPNGLLLMKCTLQIIAGLATYSLLKKIKIDPRVALVGGLLYAFNGTYAWASDGPSEPLAFLPLALYGVECAREGRWGWLAVGLSYLMLAGFPETAYLLGLLVLSWAILRFFQVHEHKARYVKNIIVAGAVAGLIASPQLLSFATYLPYADIGSHAGLNDGALPPEAWSMLFFPYINGTFFYASQFDAWYSLGGFLGVILPFCALLSLGGRKDARLRWLLFGVAILFIGKQGNLAPFVWIVDHVPEAAHTVFYRLCEPVIEASLIFLTCFALDDIFNGYWKKNKYVLILLSIFTTLLGVIIYLDIPMIKNIYPNSYGPISSIQYSVGSIVLGLVSLSILSVLYLKKVSPKAIAFYIVFVSVVLFAFPLLSARVQRPLDTAFLQTLRDETKDFQRFATLGPVEPNYGAYFGIPSINFNAIPTPQNWIHRLRKDFGNGLDPVTFDGLFPQDSSGGPFLQHAALFRPQVFEAFAVSALVTQHDGLMVAPYVTEGRSGDGRALTPEKPSIVFDIRRWKRLSAQKIALQLGTYFHQSNGVLELSFCSAVACADGRLELKNANDNAFTTLNLDKPIPDQAERLSISLSGATQGVMLWGSAQKGEFWPSLKVEPVEAEKELVLVKRGEIGDIYRFRNPAPYFAVDPACNAQFKTRETLVVSCSKPAQLVRHELMMPGWSVTVNGRGQAIENYDGIFQKILLSEGRNAVTFHFEPPFAKFSFLLSFCGLVAVFLAFWRHNKPRKAGMDPL
- a CDS encoding CobW family GTP-binding protein; protein product: MEDLMSDAHDTSRTGTVPVTVLTGFLGAGKTTLLNHILSAEHGRKYAVLVNEFGELGVDNDLVVDADEEVFETNNGCICCTVRGDLIRILGNLLRRRGRFDGIIVETTGLADPAPVAQTFFVDENLREKARLDAVVTVVDAFNIIQTLEESPEATSQLAFADVIILNKTDLADAERRAEIVARIRQINAVAEIHEAQHGGVKLTDVLDRGGFDLKRALTTMPDFLDNNEHSHEEGIVSISLSLKGRLDQQRFNAWIGAILQEQGADILRSKGILYFEGAEQRFAFQAVHMMADGDFIGPIREGEATDSRLVFIGRNLNRPQLRRGFESCIAEGSVSA
- a CDS encoding TonB-dependent receptor; protein product: MSPFHRLCLLSSSSLFVTALSFTAAQPSLAAQHKHTHHGQTAHTKTSASRHANATTQTAPSPVASGTTAQAHPQAPKTDTSIEAQGDEDRFTAWGHSHPQLTGTSPNPKFTASLLNTPRSVSVITHEQMKLVNATSFEEALRTVPGISFRGGDAYAVPGGNYPVIRGFGSFSNMYIDGLRDSGVSQRETFDVDEIEVLKGPGSVYGGRGGLGGQINITTKKAQLGNLTSGQIGFGTAAYKRGTLDINRQIGSSTAVRLNAMGADGDTAGRAPTGAHKWGVAPSVSFGLGTPTRLTLGYYHLYSFGMPDYSAPYDKVTHEPLAIPRHLVLGLKDRDFERSTTNMGQIIFERDLWKNFTFRNTVQWTSTQYDFIATNPQWVSTALNNPNISLQAKSGLYHTDNAQEQAMLMGKFNTGFIHHSINSGIELSRERTQRLSYYMRDSKGNNMRAGAPCNIAYNCISALNLSSWNVNNPWTGSYTVGEPGVPQLNTNTTTGSAYAFDTMSMFNDRLYINGGVRFDRFMTYAKQGTLGLSNNQSFVNYQAGAVYKPIKPVSIYFSYATASNPVGVEAGADGQVALNATNSKLAPQNGKNTEVGAKADLLHGNLSVTGSLFNGKMTNAQVSNGIGGMINAGTQRVRGAEINVAGHLTRRWDMFGGWTYLDSTVLDGGPTHANIGKRFPYTPGNSIALWSTYRILPQFKFGGGVTYMSKRYTNVNNQTWVPSYVRLDMVADYQITPTLDLQGNLQNLTNKRYYDRIYTNYARIAAGRAVTFQLTYRH